The DNA sequence TGCAGCATTTCGCGCAGGGTGAAATGGAGGGGGAGTGGCTGATCTCGCGCATCAGCGGCGGAACCTTCCTGCTGGCGGCGAAGGGCCAGTGCGCGCGGGAACGGTGGCAATGGCTGGCGGAAGAGATGGCCCGTACGGTCTCCGCGCCGATCGCCGGGCTGGACGGCGGGGCTACGGTGCGGTTGTGGCCGCGCATGGCGCTGCTGCGCGCGGCGGCGGCGGAAACGCCGGTCCGGATGATCCAGCGCCTCGCCGAGACGCTGGAGCGGGCGCAGGGCGAGCCGGGGCGGCAGCTGCTGTGGGTGGATGGCACGGTGACCCCGCCCGAGCGGGCCGGGCAGCAGCTGGAAGCAGACCTTCTCGCAGCGCTCGATCGCGAGGAGATCGAAATTCTGTTCCAGCCCCAGTTCCGCTGCGGCGACGGGCGCGTTCTGGGCGCGGAGGCGCTGGCGCGCTGGCAGCATCCGCAGCTGGGGCGGATCGGCGCCGGGGCGCTGTTCGCCATTGCCGAGCGGGCCGATTACGTCAGCCAGCTGTCGCGCCATATCGCCCGGGCGGCGCTGGGGGCGGCGGCGGCATGGCCGGCGCGCTTCTCCCTTTCGCTCAATGTCACGGCAGCCGATCTGGGCTCCGGCAGTTTCGCCGATGTGATCGAGGGCAAGCTGCGCGACACAGGCTTCGCGCCGGAGCGGCTGACGCTGGAAATCACCGAGCAGGCGCTGGTTACCGAAATCGACGGTTCGGCTCGGCGGCTGCGAAGGCTGGCCGATCTCGGCATCCGCATCGCGCT is a window from the Altererythrobacter sp. B11 genome containing:
- a CDS encoding GGDEF domain-containing phosphodiesterase, which codes for MAGGRDRLTGLIGADAACTVIAQWQQAARAEGTVPSIHAVLLGLRRFEAVNLAYGEAAGDLALAGIADRLQHFAQGEMEGEWLISRISGGTFLLAAKGQCARERWQWLAEEMARTVSAPIAGLDGGATVRLWPRMALLRAAAAETPVRMIQRLAETLERAQGEPGRQLLWVDGTVTPPERAGQQLEADLLAALDREEIEILFQPQFRCGDGRVLGAEALARWQHPQLGRIGAGALFAIAERADYVSQLSRHIARAALGAAAAWPARFSLSLNVTAADLGSGSFADVIEGKLRDTGFAPERLTLEITEQALVTEIDGSARRLRRLADLGIRIALDDFGAGFCNFGYLKALPLDYLKLDRSMLEGVAEDARDLAILRGILAMARALELDVIAEGVESEAQRGIVEREGCAAWQGFLGAPPLPASELATFLR